A stretch of the Musa acuminata AAA Group cultivar baxijiao chromosome BXJ2-7, Cavendish_Baxijiao_AAA, whole genome shotgun sequence genome encodes the following:
- the LOC135616184 gene encoding trihelix transcription factor ASR3-like, producing MSEATDQNALALLHHHHHPPPAQPHPLVSPSSAGAIVRDYRKGNWTLHETLVLITAKRLDDERRAGVSSSPAGGGGALRSAEQRWKWVENYCWRNGCLRSQNQCNDKWDNLLRDYKKVRGYESRVSAAAGASGELPSYWTMERHERKERNLPTNLAVEVFEALTDVLTRRAARRANATTVPSRPPPPLPSPVLALPPANPLPPPPPPPPPPPPPPPSSAHPSVSAEMSESEENEGPATTTTTEEPDTKRRRLRRLGSSVVRSATVLARTMLACEEKRELRHRELVELQERRLRLEEDRTEVRRQGLAGLISAVDNLSGAIHALVADRRSGDHR from the exons ATGTCCGAAGCCACCGACCAGAACGCCTTAGCGctactccaccaccaccaccacccaccgCCAGCGCAGCCACACCCACTCGTCTCCCCCTCCTCCGCAGGTGCCATCGTCCGCGACTACCGCAAGGGCAACTGGACCCTCCACGAGACCCTCGTCCTCATCACAGCCAAGCGCCTCGACGACGAGCGCCGTGCCGGGGTCTCCTCCTCTCCCGCCGGGGGAGGAGGCGCCCTGCGATCAGCGGAGCAGAGGTGGAAGTGGGTGGAGAACTACTGCTGGCGGAACGGCTGCCTCCGGAGCCAGAACCAGTGCAATGACAAGTGGGACAACCTCCTCCGCGACTACAAGAAGGTCCGTGGCTACGAGTCCCGCGTCTCCGCCGCAGCCGGTGCCAGTGGGGAGCTTCCATCCTACTGGACCATGGAGCGGCACGAGCGGAAGGAGCGCAACCTCCCGACCAACCTCGCCGTCGAGGTGTTTGAGGCCCTGACCGACGTCCTCACCCGCAGGGCTGCCCGCCGAGCCAACGCCACCACAGTGCCATCCCGTCCCCCGCCTCCTCTCCCCTCACCCGTCCTCGCGCTGCCGCCTGCCAACCCTCTGCCTCCCCCGCCTccgcctccccctccccctcctccaccaccaccatcgtCCGCACATCCGTCCGTTTCCG CGGAGATGTCGGAGTCGGAAGAGAACGAGGggccggcgacgacgacgacgaccgagGAGCCGGACACGAAGCGGCGGCGGCTCCGGCGGCTGGGGTCGAGCGTGGTTCGGAGCGCGACGGTGCTGGCACGCACCATGCTGGCCTGCGAGGAGAAGCGGGAGCTGCGCCACCGGGAACTGGTGGAGCTGCAAGAGCGGCGGCTTCGGCTGGAGGAGGACAGGACGGAGGTGCGGCGCCAGGGATTAGCGGGCCTCATCTCCGCCGTCGACAACCTCTCCGGCGCCATCCACGCCCTCGTCGCCGACCGCCGCAGTGGCGACCACCGATGA